One stretch of Archocentrus centrarchus isolate MPI-CPG fArcCen1 chromosome 5, fArcCen1, whole genome shotgun sequence DNA includes these proteins:
- the LOC115780352 gene encoding uncharacterized protein LOC115780352, protein MLGTLKDTEKRHWCDYVKPLTHAYNCTRNDVTGFSPYQLMFGRQPRLPIDIAFGLPQINKQSISHSQYVKQLKNHLEDSYKIAIKNSQKVADRNKKRFDKVIRESTLDVGDRVLVRNLRLRDKHKLADKWEQTVYVVTKQKENLPVYTVTPEKGDGPPRTLHRDLLLPCGFLAPTEDEPQQMIKPRKPQTRQSSFQPDNDTLVEEEDNDFCLEINSPQITERHFFQIYDYPIMPGNQTNKEPAGEHCLQSTGSETLEQTEKVPSENNLSETSTGDNQTSKSSLTDEQRQATNSPVMNSEPETNLTEKRKGTGTHLLNTGTDHSESETLQIDSQESLQLRRSERDRQPSRRLHYAELGNPMLTVVKSLFQGLTQAMTDSLAPDTDHGRVAMYRDVHDI, encoded by the coding sequence ATGCTTGGTACTctaaaagacacagaaaaacgTCATTGGTGTGACTATGTGAAACCACTCACTCATGCTTACAACTGTACAAGAAATGATGTAACTGGTTTTTCCCCGTACCAGTTAATGTTCGGAAGACAACCCCGTCTGCCCATAGACATTGCTTTCGGACTGCCACAGATTAACAAGCAGTCCATATCTCATTCACAGTatgtcaaacagctgaaaaatcaCCTTGAAGACAGTTACAAAATAGCCATAAAAAACTCTCAGAAAGTGGCtgacagaaacaagaaaaggTTCGACAAAGTCATCCGCGAGTCCACACTGGATGTGGGGGACCGAGTCTTGGTTCGTAACCTTCGCcttagagacaaacacaaattgGCGGACAAATGGGAACAGACTGTGTATGTTGTCACTAAACAGAAAGAGAATTTACCTGTCTACACAGTGACACCAGAGAAAGGAGATGGACCTCCCCGAACACTTCACAGGGATCTTTTGCTCCCTTGTGGATTTCTAGCACCCACAGAGGATGAACCTCAGCAAATGATCAAACCCCGTAAACCACAAACAAGGCAAAGTTCTTTCCAACCCGATAATGACACATTGGTTGAAGAAGAGGATAATGATTTTTGTCTTGAGATCAATTCtccacaaatcacagagagacaTTTTTTCCAAATCTACGACTATCCAATAATGCCCGGAAATCAGACAAACAAAGAACCTGCAGGAGAACACTGCCTACAATCTACTGGATCAGAAACTTTGGAGCAAACCGAGAAAGTACCTTCAGAAAATAACTTATCTGAGACATCTACAGGAGACAATCAGACATCCAAGTCTTCTCTGACTGATGAACAGAGGCAAGCAACCAACTCACCTGTAATGAACAGCGAACCTGAAACCAACTTAACTGAAAAGCGAAAAGGAACCGGAACGCACCTATTGAATACTGGGACAGATCACAGTGAATCAGAGACACTGCAGATTGACTCTCAAGAATCTCTTCAACTCCGGAGATCTGAGAGAGATCGCCAGCCGTCCCGAAGACTACATTATGCTGAGCTGGGAAATCCCATGTTAACAGTTGTCAAATCACTTTTCCAAGGGTTAACCCAAGCGATGACTGATTCCCTTGCCCCTGACACTGATCATGGCAGAGTAGCCATGTACAGGGACGTACATGACATTTAa